The DNA segment AAAAAGTATATTGCATTTTAGTCTGCCAATGATTGGGCGACCAATTTACAAGGAAGCACTCATCAAAGGTTCTGACTGGCTCATGGGCCCACAACACACAAAGGCTGCATAAGCGAAACAGCCAATAAAGAATAAGAAGTAAAGGGTTCACAAGATGAAGATCATTATACAATGAAAATATTTATGAATAAAAATTAAACTGTCCAAATCATGAATGTATTAAAGATATCACAAAAGAAAAGGATTTGTTTTTACTTTGCAGTGGCCATTATAATGATATCCTGCTCCACCAAGTCTAAGTCACCTGAAATCGTAGTGCAGCCTCTTCAGATGGAAGTCCCTGCACAGATGCAGAGCTTTAGTGAAGAATTACTCTCCGGAGAAATTGCCGACACAAAGATCCACCACCATGCCTTTGTAGGCTCCAGCAAACACACCATCACATTAACCGAAGGTTATATCGATATGTTTATATTTATTCGCGGATATGGTTCGCTACAGTCGGACACCCTAAAATATAATATCGAACCCGAATCCATTGCAATACCGATGGGCAGCACAAGGCGCATACATATTGAAGTACCCGAAGGCGAACCCCTTCACTTTTTACAATTCACCAAACTACTTTCGACACAAGACATTGAAGACCTAAATAATTTCCCCGAAGAGAATAAATACGATTTATTTTTCACTCGCTTTGCCGATTGCGAACCTTATACCGAAAAGATCAAGAGTCCCAACACTACCAGCAGAACAGTACTTCCGGCTGACATCATCCCCCGCGTCTCCCTGGGAACGGTAGAAGCAATGGGGCCTGACGAGGTAGGTGCCCATAAGCATCCCATGTTGGATCAACTTTTTTTAGGACTCACTGACAACGAAGTCGTTGTACACGCAGACAGCGCTTCAACAACATTTAAGCAATACGAACTATTGCATATTCCCATTGGCTCAAGCCATTGGGTTAGTGTAGACGAAAATAAAAGGATGTATTACTTGTGGATGGATTTTTTCTTAACAAAAGAGGGGCAAGAATGGTTAAAAACACACAAACCCTCGAATACCGATAACAATGATTATCCACAAGACGAAGATGCACAATAAAACAAATACCCGTATAGAAAAAAGCCATGTTAAAAAGCCCGCATCGCAATTACCAGTCATCCTGCACAAACAATAAAGGACACAAGGGGTAAGCCGCAGCTTACTCCTTGTGTCCTTTACACATTAGCAGTCCGTCCGCTTTTTTTAATAATAAGACTGGCTACCCGTAGTACTGTTTCCTGTTATAACAATACTACCCTTACCAACCTTTAGTGATTTCTTTTTTGATTTACCCATGGCTCTCAAGTATGAATTACTCGATTTTAAAAGAAAAGCTAAGTCCTCTTTCTCATTCATTTGAACCTTGATATTTCCCTCCGTTGAGCTAAAAGACGAAGAAGCAGTAAACACCACCCGTGTTCCTGTTATGTTTCCTGTTGAAGACTGCACCTCAAACACACCATTGATATTAAACAATTTCACATCCCCATCAAAGGACTTCAACACCATATTACCCTTGGCAACAGACAAACTAGTATCGCCACTGGTAGACTTCAAAGCAACATCACCCTCAACATTTTCCACCTCCAGGCTACCGGTACCACCTTCAACAGATAATTTACCTTGCACATCTTTAACCCGAATAGATCCTTTTGCACAAGCTATATCACATTTGCCATTTACTCCCTTAACATCCACCGAACCAGTCTTTGTTTTAGCCTGCAAATCACCAATAAATTGCGCTACCTTAAAATCACCCGCTGGAGATACGACGCTTATATTCCCTTCACATGCATTCAAAGAAACATGTCCCGATTTAGAAACGACCTTTAGATCACAATCCTTCAATGCAGTCACCTCTACCTTACCCGACTGAGTTTCAGCCTCAACAGCCACACCTGCTGGCAAGGTTAAAATCACCTCACCCCAATGCGATTTCCATTCATCTGGTTTCATGACCACGACACGTAAAATTCCATCCTGTTCATTGATTTCAAAACCATAAGCATTTAAATTCTCCTGTGACTCAATCACCCCTTGAAAAATAACCTCTTCAGAACTATGTCCACGAAGGACTAAAGAACAAAAATCTGCATTCACTTCAACTCTATCAAGCCCTTTGAACACCTTTTGTTTTTCAATAGCTTTTTCTTGTGAATAACCATTGACGCAAAGCAAAATGCCCAGCAATCCCATTGCAAGTTTTCTCATAAATACCATGTATAGTTTAATAATTCTAGCTTTATTTACAAAATGGTACGTGATGAGTTTTTTTTAGTTTCAACTTTTACTTTATTTGTATTTTAGCCTGATTTATTCATGAATTGTCGAAAAGTTGCATTTGCTTTTTATCAAAGCTATAGCTATTCATAATAGATATTTTATGAATAGCTTAGATGTTGAGCACAAAAAATGCCATTTTTTTGATTAAAAACATACCTTCATATAAAATAAAGGTACTAATTTGCTCAAATCAACAACAAACCCTTGTTTTATAAGTAAATTAGTTATTTTTACAATTATCTAATTATCAAAAAGTGGATTTCAGCAAGCTAAAGATTCTATACGTATACAGTAGTCAGGGAATATCGGCCCGAACGCATTTGGTTACCACACAGGGCAAATCGATAGCAAAAACAGGTGCTACCGTTGAATACTATGATATTCCGGGGGTAGGCATGTGGAATTACGTGTCGCACATAGGTAAACTACGCAAATTTGCCAAGGAAGGTAATTACGATTTAATACATGCTCAATTTGGTTACTCAGGATTCACCGCATCCTTTGCCGGAATCAGGCCACTGATCGTTTCATTGATGGGCTCCGACTACAGGCTTGAAAGAATGGCATCCAGGTTAACGCGGTTATTTGCACGCCTATTTTGGGATTGCACAATTGTTAAATCTCAAAAGATGTTTAACAATCTAAAAATAAAAGATGCAAAAATCATCCCCAATGGCATTAACTTTAAACGATTCAAACCCATTGACAGGGAGATAGCGCGCCGACAAGCAGGATTTAGTTCTTCGGCACATGTTTTATGGGTATCCGACCCCCAACGAAAGGAAAAAAACTTTGCGCTTGCCAGAGAGTCCTTCTCTTTTATAGAGACAGAAGACGTTGAATTAACCATTGTCAACAATGTAGAGATAGACAAGGTCCCTTCCTATTACTATGCTGCCGATGTGTTATTGTTAACATCACGCTGGGAAGGATCTCCCAATGTAATCAAAGAAGCCATGGCTTGCTCACTACCCATTGTTTCAACCGATGTGGGAGATGTAGCTGACATCACCAAAGAAGTAGATGGCTGCTTCATTGTGGAAAGTGATCCGGAAGAAATTGCCAATGCTATTGACACAGCGCTGCTCTATGGCAAAAGAACCAATGGCAGAGACAAAGTAAAACACATGGACGTAGAATTTATTTCGGAACGTCTTTTAGAGGTATACAAAAATGTTTTAAAAGAACATACAAAAAAATGAGAGCAAACGTAAGCCATACAAAAAACCCGTTAAAATACACCTCTGTCATTCTTATTTCTTACGCCTTTAGCTTTTTTTTTCTTTCTTCGCTAAAGGCGCAAGACGCTCCATATCATATAGACAACGAGGTAGTATATGATTTTATTGACGAACTAGCCAACAAAGATATTATCCACATTAACAGTGCTGTAAAACCCTATTCACGAAAACAAATCGCGCTTTTTCTGTCAGAAGCAAAAAAGTCCCAGCTCCTAACGCCCCGACAAAGACAAGAGATAAAATTTTACTTAAAAGACTTTAATAAAGAATTAATACCTAATAAAGATTTCAATAAGCGCTTCGACGTCTTTTACCATAGCGATTCCACCTTTAAATTATCCGTCAACGCCATCTTTGGTGGCCGTGGCTATTCCAACGCAAACGGCTTTGAACAGCACAGGTGGAACGGCGCACAGTTCTTCGGATATATGGGCTCTAAGCTTTCTTTTTATGGCAGTCTGCGTGATAACTACGAGAGCGAGGCCATTGGATCACCCACCAACCTGACGCAACACCCGGGCGCAGTCTATAAATTAGGGGCCGACAAGAAAGACTACAGTGAGGCTCGGGGCGGACTAGTATATAGCTGGAACACCGGGAGCATAGGCATTGTTAAAGATCATTTTATCTGGGGGAATAATTACAATGGATCTAATATTTTCTCGGGACACACGCCCAGCTTTGCCCATCTTAAGCTTCACTTAAAACCAACCCAATGGCTTGAAATCAATTACTTGCACGGCTGGCTGGCATCAGAGGTGGTAGACAGTGCTGCCTCCTATAGTCTGTTAAACGATACACGTCGTGTATACGCCAACAAATTTATCGCAGCCAACCTCATCACCATTCAACCCTGGAAAAAATTACATCTCTCAATCGGCAACAGTATTATTTACAGCGACGGCAATGTTAATGCCACCTATTTGATACCCATTTTATTCTATAAATCAGCCGATCACAGTTACAATGGATCAAAAAACAGCGCGGGGCACAATACGCAAATGTTTTTCGACATTAGCAGCAGGCAAATAAAAAACACACATCTATACACCAGTATTTTTATTGATGAAATTTCCGTATCAAACATGTTCAACAAAGACGAACACTCCAATTTTATCAGCATCAAACTGGGAGCCCGTGTTACAGACCTACTCCCTAACATAAGTCTCACTGCTGAATATACCCGAACCAACCCCTTCACCTATACGCACTTCATTCCTTCTTTGACATACGAAAGCAACCATTACACCCTAGGTCATTACCTTAAAGACAACGCAGATGAAGTATTTCTAGCAGCCAGATATAAACCCATCCGCGGCCTAGATATTCAGCTATCGTATACACATAGCAGAAAAGGCAAAGACAACCAAAAAATATTAGAAGAAAGCGGAGCCATAGAGAACCTGTGGGGAGACGGCCGAACAGGCTATTCTTTTATGGAAACTGTACGATATAAAAAAAACGCAGTAAAACTAAAGGCATTGTACCAAATAATAAACGATGCTTATCTTTATGCTGAAATAGAAAGCTATCATATTTCAGGGGAAGATATGGAGACATACACCCCCTTGCCATACTTAAATGATAATAAGATGATTATATTCGGACTTAACTTTGGATTCTAAGGAATATCTACTTAATCCGTTTTTGATACATCCTCTGTTTTCAATACTCAGTCAAAGAAAAACGTATGGTATTCAAAAACTGTTAGCATAGCTAAGATATTAATTGG comes from the Saccharicrinis fermentans DSM 9555 = JCM 21142 genome and includes:
- a CDS encoding cupin domain-containing protein, with the translated sequence MNVLKISQKKRICFYFAVAIIMISCSTKSKSPEIVVQPLQMEVPAQMQSFSEELLSGEIADTKIHHHAFVGSSKHTITLTEGYIDMFIFIRGYGSLQSDTLKYNIEPESIAIPMGSTRRIHIEVPEGEPLHFLQFTKLLSTQDIEDLNNFPEENKYDLFFTRFADCEPYTEKIKSPNTTSRTVLPADIIPRVSLGTVEAMGPDEVGAHKHPMLDQLFLGLTDNEVVVHADSASTTFKQYELLHIPIGSSHWVSVDENKRMYYLWMDFFLTKEGQEWLKTHKPSNTDNNDYPQDEDAQ
- a CDS encoding DUF4097 family beta strand repeat-containing protein, with amino-acid sequence MRKLAMGLLGILLCVNGYSQEKAIEKQKVFKGLDRVEVNADFCSLVLRGHSSEEVIFQGVIESQENLNAYGFEINEQDGILRVVVMKPDEWKSHWGEVILTLPAGVAVEAETQSGKVEVTALKDCDLKVVSKSGHVSLNACEGNISVVSPAGDFKVAQFIGDLQAKTKTGSVDVKGVNGKCDIACAKGSIRVKDVQGKLSVEGGTGSLEVENVEGDVALKSTSGDTSLSVAKGNMVLKSFDGDVKLFNINGVFEVQSSTGNITGTRVVFTASSSFSSTEGNIKVQMNEKEDLAFLLKSSNSYLRAMGKSKKKSLKVGKGSIVITGNSTTGSQSYY
- a CDS encoding glycosyltransferase yields the protein MDFSKLKILYVYSSQGISARTHLVTTQGKSIAKTGATVEYYDIPGVGMWNYVSHIGKLRKFAKEGNYDLIHAQFGYSGFTASFAGIRPLIVSLMGSDYRLERMASRLTRLFARLFWDCTIVKSQKMFNNLKIKDAKIIPNGINFKRFKPIDREIARRQAGFSSSAHVLWVSDPQRKEKNFALARESFSFIETEDVELTIVNNVEIDKVPSYYYAADVLLLTSRWEGSPNVIKEAMACSLPIVSTDVGDVADITKEVDGCFIVESDPEEIANAIDTALLYGKRTNGRDKVKHMDVEFISERLLEVYKNVLKEHTKK